In Phragmites australis chromosome 18, lpPhrAust1.1, whole genome shotgun sequence, the genomic window CACCAACATATAACTATATGGGATCCAATAGTAACAATTCTGAGTTATCCTTTTTCGCAAAACGAGGATGAAAACCTAAGCAGTTAGGTGCGAGTGTCTGGTTTATCCTGTGTGCAGTATACCTAAGCCAGATTGGATCCTAGGTGTTACATAACCGCTTTATGTGGATTTAAATTTCAGCGAGCTTCCTTGCAGTGGCTAAGGGTGAGGCAACGGGCACATCATCGACCTCCAAAATGTTCTCCTTCAACACCTTTCGTTCGGCAACCCCAGCATCGCCTTTGGTGCATGCTCGCTGGTAGGGCGCTGCCCTCCAGGGTGGTCAGCGTTTGGAGAGGGCGAAGGAAGAGGAGGTGGGATGATAGCAGCATGCACAAAGAAGACTAAGGGAGGGCATTAGGAGAGGGATTGGGGGTGGCCGTAGGGGAGGAAGACGTAGATGTTTTGATTGTCAATTCTTTTACTTTCCAAAGGACACTTATGTCTTTTCACTGATCAATTGTTCACAATTAAACGGGCGCACTAGCGCTCCGTTGCTTCTTAATGGTAGGCTTGATTACATTGGCCACGATTCTAATTAGCATTCGTGCATTTGGCCATATTCAGGTGGCAAACGTAGAAGGTTCCAAAGTGACTGTTGGCATTTAGACAAATCACCTAAAACTAGCGGTGTGGTCCATGCAATTAAGCGGCTACTATCAATAATCCAATTATGTATGTATTGTTATATCATTTTAATTTTATCATAAATTTGTTCTTTACCTTACCATCGCTCTTTTTCCTGTCACTATCACTACTATGCCTACTCCTTGATAGATATAATTCGGACTTGAGCTTACcataataattttttcatatattcGGACACTATGTTATCATCTCTTAGTTGTTGTGGTTAGTCCACGTCCGAATTATGTCTATGAAGAAGCATGCATAGTAGCGACAGTAATAGAAAGAAGAACGGTGGTAAAGTAAAGCACAAATTCATGATAAAACCAGAATGATATGATAGTACATGTATAGTTGGGTTCTTGATAGTAGCTGTGCAATTGCACAGGCACTAGTTACTGCGTTCTACACTAAATTCTTAACTCTCAGCCCTTCCGCCTTACGGTCACAAACAAACCAACATATATAGACTCTTACAGTAACCATACAAATACATCACAGATTTATTTTGTTCAAGCGGTACACACTCACCGCACCAGTTGAAGTACCAAATAGACCGAAATAACCAAACGGAATCCATGATCCATCATCATGATGAACAAAAGACGAATAAAAAGCAACTAATTAAACTGTCCTCCAACCAACGATTGTCAACCGAGTGGCGCATCAGCTCGGCCTTACGGCATGAACGGGTCAGCGAGCTTGATGTTGGAGGCAGACATGTCCAACTCGAGGGTGCACTTGCTGTTCTCGAGGAACACGACCTGCGCGCCGTGGGCGCCCCTGCTCTCCGGGCTCAACAGCTCACCGGCCATCCTCTTGTTGCAGACGAGCATCGACTTAAGCGCTTTGGCTGCCCTCAGGAGGAAATTGGCGAACGCCAGCTTCTGGCGCACCAGATTGTTCACCCTCAGGACGATCGTCTTGAGGCTGTTCTCAAGGCACGCCACCGGGCCGCCGGCCATTTCCTCGAAGCTGATCAGCTTACTCATAGTGCTGTTGGACCcgttcttcatctgaatgaaaAGAATAACAAAGATGCAGCATGTGTATAAATACAATTTACCATTTGATGTTTTAGAATTTGCATATGCCAAAAGAAACAGTTAGGAGCCGAGATTAACCAACCTGCATGTGAAGTGTTTCCAATTGGGGGAAGTTGTGCAGCAACAAGATGGCCTGCTGCACCTCGTTGAAGTTATCCACGTTGGTGATCAGAGCAATGGTCTTCACCTGTTCCAACACTACCCCGAGCGTGCTGCTCTGGAAGATGCCGAGAGTATGCAGTCTCGGCGTCTGTTCCTGGAGCGTCCCCTCGAAGACGACATGCAACGGCGAAGGCGGCCACCACAGCAGCCGTACAAGCTTGGGAGCGTCCACGATGCGGACCAGAGCATACCAAAACCCATAGTTCTCCGCGATGGTCAGGCTCAGGAGGTTCTTGCATCGAATCTCCAGGGTCCCGCTCTGGCGGGGGTATCGGATCGACAGGCTCAGCAGCGCCGGGCACCGCTGCAGTAGGTCCTCCACGTCCCGCACCGTCATGTCCATCCAGCTCAGGGTAAGCTCCGTCAGGGAAGGGAGCATCCACGCCGGGAAGTAGCCAACCGGGACTTCGTTTGGGCCGATGCGAGGCCAGCTCCAATTGGAGAGGCTCAGCGACCGGAGGGAACTGCAGTTGAAGATGAAGTGAGGCAGCAAAAGCTGTGGAAATGGCGGCATCTCGAGGACAAGTTCCTCGACGGCCCCTCTTTGGGACAGCGTGTCGAGCCACTCTGACACCGTGCAGCCCAACGGGAGCGTCCGCTGGACGATGAACCGGCGGATGGGGCCACGGTGCCTGGTGAGCGAGGAGGTGATCGCTTCGGAGCGCAACTGCCACTGATTGGAGTCCTGGTACCAGTGGGTCCTCGTGTCCAGCCGGCGCCGCCCATGCCACATGTCGTTGTCGTCAATGGTGTCATATTGGTACTCTGGCGATGATAATATGTGCCGCCATGGCGAGGACAGTACGGTCGTTCGCGCGGCGTCACGGACACTGAGCAGGGTGAGGATGCAACAGAGGAGGCTGTCCGGAAGAGCGCTGATCCTGTCTTTCAGACGCCCTTCATCAGCGTTACCTGAGGACACGGTTCCTGGCCTCGTCGTCCTGTTCGAACTCCTCTTGGTTACGCCGCGCTTTGCAGGCAACGGGGTGTGTGTGGCCTTCTTCGTCATGGTGTCGGGGTTGAATGGCGCCAAGATCGTGCCTATAGAGAAAGGGAAAAATTGATAACATTGCAACCGGAGGCATTACAGATGGTATTAACAGAAAAATTGACAAGGTCACAATGGCAAAAACTCGAGAAATTTCTACGCTACCTTCCATACCTTTAACTTATAAGAATATTCATTAAATCAAATCATCGATTAACCAGGGATGAATATATTCGTGCTATTTTATCTCAGAATAATTATTCATTACGTACTATGAACTTCAAGTTAAACAAATACAATAAATAAACTAAACAAGCTTAGAAGCCACCTAATTACTGATCGGTTCATGTGCCCTGCAATTGTCATCCCGTCCATTATATTATTGGCATTCTAGGGTTACCTCTACTCAACT contains:
- the LOC133898537 gene encoding F-box/LRR-repeat protein At3g03030-like encodes the protein MTKKATHTPLPAKRGVTKRSSNRTTRPGTVSSGNADEGRLKDRISALPDSLLCCILTLLSVRDAARTTVLSSPWRHILSSPEYQYDTIDDNDMWHGRRRLDTRTHWYQDSNQWQLRSEAITSSLTRHRGPIRRFIVQRTLPLGCTVSEWLDTLSQRGAVEELVLEMPPFPQLLLPHFIFNCSSLRSLSLSNWSWPRIGPNEVPVGYFPAWMLPSLTELTLSWMDMTVRDVEDLLQRCPALLSLSIRYPRQSGTLEIRCKNLLSLTIAENYGFWYALVRIVDAPKLVRLLWWPPSPLHVVFEGTLQEQTPRLHTLGIFQSSTLGVVLEQVKTIALITNVDNFNEVQQAILLLHNFPQLETLHMQMKNGSNSTMSKLISFEEMAGGPVACLENSLKTIVLRVNNLVRQKLAFANFLLRAAKALKSMLVCNKRMAGELLSPESRGAHGAQVVFLENSKCTLELDMSASNIKLADPFMP